The bacterium genomic sequence CGCTCAGCTGGCGCCAGATATTCTCTTTTTAGACATCAACCTGCCGAATGTAACCGGGCATGAGCTGCTGGATCGCATCCTTCTGCTCGACCCACAAGCCTATATCATCATGCTAAGTGGCAATTCCGACAAGGAGAACGTGCTGCAGGCCATGCAGCGCGGCGCTAAGGGGTTTGTCGCCAAGCCGTTCACACCCGACAAAATATACCAATACATCGAACGCTGCCCAACCGTAATTAATAGGAGCTCCCATGCGTATAATTAAAGAAAATGCGCAGAACTACATTCGATCGCTTGCCGAATGCATTGGCCGCGATCCGGCTAGTCTGGAATCCTGGCGCTGCATCCATATGCAATTTGCAGAGGCTGCACCTGGTATCAACCCTGCATTTCCGCTTGGAACGCTGCAGGCGATGCAGGCAGAATATAAAATTGCCGATTGCGATGTGGTTCTGTGTCAGGACCGGGATATCCTATTGATCGGCCAAGCGCCTGGTGTTGATATACTCCACGAATTACAGACAAGGATCACGGAAGCGGCGGAAGTGCATGACAAGCCCCAAAGTCATCTACATGATTTGTTTTATGGCTGGCGGGATATCCGCAAGATTCTGCTTTCCAAAGTGCCGGATGCGGCTTCCGTAACACTGCCGGATGATTTGGCGAATTTTGGCGAAACGGCATATGTGTCCGAAGCCTTTGCTGCTGCGAAGAAATGCAGGAGTGCACGCAATCCCATGCATATTCTTGTGGTGGAAGATGATGACATGACACGGCGGTTTGTCTCAAACCTGTTTAAGGAAGAATATGCCTTGATCACGGCAAAGGATGCCCGCGAAGCCATCGTCAACTACCTGCTGCACGCACCCGATATCGTGTTTCTTGATATCAACCTGCCGGATCATAATGGATTTCAAGTGCTCAAAGAGATCATTCACAAAGATCCGGAAGCGTATGTCGTGATGTTCAGCGGCAATAGCTACCTGGATAACATCACCCACGCACTGAACGCAGGCGCATCCGGCTTCGTGCCCAAGCCGTTCAGCAAGGAAAAAATGCGCCACTATATTGAGGATTGTGCAATCGCCCGAGCGGGTGGCAATGGGTAATGATATGCATCTTAGCCAATCCCTGAAGGCCGCCTTTTACACCGGATTATTGACCTTTCTGGCGGTTTTGGCCAGTAGCGGTGTGCTCTATTTCTATGCGCAAAACGCCATCAACGACGATGTTGAGGATTACCTGACCGGCATTGCCTCCGCCGCAGCTAAACAGGTGAATGGCGATCTTCACGCCAGCTTCACTTCGCGTGGGCAGGAAACCAGCCCCGCATATCTTGAAGCCATTCGGGAATTAGCCGAAGTGAAGACCATGTTTCCTAATCTGAAATATGTCTACACCTGCATTTTGAAAGGCGGAAAGGTCTATTTCATTCTCGACCCCACGCCGCCTGGGGTTCTTACCAAAACCGGAATCGAGAGTAAGTCTCATATCATGGATGTGTATGAGGATGCGTCAAAAAACACAGCGCTGATGGAGGCGTTGCGCACACGGCGCACCACATTCAATAAAAAGCCTTACACCGATAGCTGGGGAAGTTTTATTTCCGGTTATGCGCCGTTTTATAACAAAAAGGGAGAGTTTGCAGGCATTGCCGGTATCGACCTGGACGCCCAGGAATTTGCAGTAAAGAACTCCCGTATTTATGAAATAGAGGCAGTCTGCATTCTGATTGGGATATTGATCTCACTTCTCTTCGCCCGATCATCCTACCTTAAAAGCACCAAAATTGAAAAGATTAAGAACCATTTGATGGAGCAGCATAAGAAAATGCAGCGCACCACTGCGCTGATGCAGCTGCTTAAAAGTATTGCCTCCGCGGCCAATGAGGCCGATAGCATTCAGGCCGGTTTACAGGCGGCGCTGGATGCCATCTGCGGCTATACTGGCTGGCAGATGGGACATGCTTATTTGTTCGATGAAAAGCAAAATCTGCTGGTCAGCGCCGATGTCTGGCATATGGAGTCTTCCGAAGCATATGCTCCTTTCAAGGAAGCGTGCGGCCATTTCGAAACGGCGCGAAGCGAAGGGTTTGTAGGAGAGATTTTCGCTGATTGCACGCCGATGTGGGTGCTGGATGTCACCCAATCATCCGTGTACCGGCGCAAGGACGCTGCCGCACAGGCGGGATTTAAAGCGGCATTCGGCTTTCCGATTATGCTGGGACGAAATGCCATGGGCGTGATAGAGTTTTATTCCACGAAAGCGGAGATTCCGGATGAGAGCCTGCTTTCGGCCATGGCGAATGTTGGCAAGCAGCTAGGACAGGTCATTGAGCGCTGCAAAGCAAGAGAGAACGTGGAGCAATCACTTTTCCAGCTTAAGCGCGCCAACCTCAAGGCCGAGGCGGCAGCACGTGATTTACAGGAAAGTCTCAAGAAAGCCGAAGAAGCCAATCGCGCCAAGAGTGATTTCTTGGCCAATATGAGCCATGAGCTGCGCACGCCCATGAATGGTGTGCTTGGCATGGCACATTTGCTCTCCGATACCAGGCTGGATGCCGAACAGCGTGAATGCGTTCAGACGATCAACGCATCCGGCGAAACACTGCTTATGCTGCTGAACGACATTCTGGATTTCTCAAAAATTGAAGCCGGCGCGCTAGTGTTGGAAAATATTCCATACAATCTCAAGGATTGTGTGCACGATAACTTGCAAATATTAAAGCCGGCGGCGGAACAAAAGGGCATTTTACTGCTAAGTGATTGCGATCCAAACCTGCCTCAATACATCAAGGGTGATCCGGGGCGAATGAGCCAGATTATTGTGAACCTGCTTGGCAATGCGGTAAAATTTACCGAATTTGGCCATGTTCGGCAGGAGGTGAGTTTCGATAAGGATCAGAAGACGCTATGCATTAAGGTGGAAGATACGGGCATCGGCATCCCCCCAGAAAAACTTTCCAAGATTTTTGACAAGTTTACACAGGGCGACACCTCCGTTACCCGCAAATACGGTGGCACCGGCTTAGGCCTTGCCATCACCAAACATCTCGTATGCAAGATGGGGGGTCAAATTGGCGTGGAAAGCGCAATCGGCAAGGGCTCTACCTTCTGGTTCACGCTGCCCTGTGAGCCAGTAGAGTTTTGTCCAGTTGAGGAACAGTATGTGTCTCCCACGCGCGCAGCGCAGCATTCGCGCAAGGATGCTACGCAGGCCCATGTACTACTGGTAGAGGATTACTCGGTTAATCAGCTCTTTGCCATGAAGTTGCTGTTCAAATTCGGTTTTACACAGATAGATTTAGCGGAAAATGGTGAAGAAGCGGTCAGCAAATACCAGGAAAAAGGCTACGACATGGTTTTCATGGACTGCCAGATGCCGGTCATGGACGGTTATCTCGCTGCTGAAACTATTCGGCATCTGGAAAAAGCATCAGGCAAACACGTGCCTATCATTGCCATGACGGCCAACGCCATGATCGGCGATAGGGAAAAATGTCTTAAAGCCGGTATGGATGACTATATCAGCAAGCCGCTCAAACCAGATCGCCTGCGCTATATCCTTGAACACTGGTTTTTAATGGAGAAATCGGCTCCTTCCGCCTATGACAGCGACCATCATGCGGGTAAGCCTATCTTCGCCGATGCGCCGGTAGATCTGCAACAGCTGCGCATGTTCACCGGCGGCGATGCTGCTGAAGAGAAATCCCTGGTCGAGTTTTTCATGGATCAGGCCCAGGAAGCGCTTGCCACCCTTGAGCAATCAATTGGCACTCAGGATGATGAGGCTTGGAAAAGCACGGCGCATCGCTTTAAAGGTGCATCGGGCAACTTTGGTGCGGTGAAAATCTATCATTTGTGTAAACGGGCGGAAGCGCATTACGACGAGGCGGAAACGAAAAAGCGTCAGATGCTTTCCGCCATGCGTCAAGCTACTGCTGAGGTGAGAACGTTCATGGAAAGCAACGTCGCTTGATTTCGAAAAAGATTGTCAATTAAACGCCTTTTGGCTAAACTTTTGCGTGTAATTATAAATGCTTCCACACTTGAAGGTGAGTTTCGCCCGCAGTGAGCATAGAACCGCATCATTCTGTTTATACCTATGTCGGGCAACGCATTCGTGAGCGGCGCAAACTGCTTAAAATGAGTCAGACGCAGTTGGCGCAAATGATGGGATTATCTTACCAGCAAATGCAAAAATATGAAACCGGCGCCAGCCAGGTATCATTGAGCAAACTGCTTCAATTTGCCAAAATCCTCAATGTGCCGCCGCTGTTTTTTTATGAAGGTGCGAAACTGGATGACGAGATCGGCGAAGGAATAGCCAGCGATATCATTCAAAAAACCCGCACAGAAACGCTTCATGTATTGCTGGTTGAAGACAGCCCCGCCGATGTGATCCTATTTAGAAAAGCCCTTTCTGTTTGTTCGGAGCAAGTGGATCTGCACGTTATTCATGATTCGGAAACGGTAGGCGATTTTCTGCAAAACCATCATGAGAAACATGGCAAGGCAATGCCGGATTTGATCATCCTTGATCTTTCATTGCCCAAAATTACCGGTCTGCAACTGTTGAAATCCATTAAGAGCAATTCCGAAACCGCAGAACTGCCGGTCATTATCCTGACCAACAGCATCAGTAAGAAAGAAATGCGCGAGGCTTACCGCTCCGGTGCCGCTGGTTTTATCCAAAAAAGCGTGGATATGGAACAATACATGGAATCCATAGAAACCGTCATGCGCTACTGGGCGAAAACGGTTTCCTTGCCGGTGATGTAGCTTCTATCACATTGTTTTCATATATTTTTCTCATTCCTCATATCACTGGTTGTATCTTGGGCTGAGTTGCAATTTACGATGAGTAATAATTAGAAAAGTTTTTAACTCGGCATCCCCACAATGGCTTCATGACCACCTTGTGGAGATGGCAATGCAAGCCAATAACGAGCCTTCTTTTACGCTGCCTGCGCAACTAACCGCTGAAACGGCGGATGTTGTAACAGAGGCACTGCGTGGGCTATCGATCGCCTCGCATCACCCATTCCTGTTCAATGCATCGCAAGTGGAAAATCTCACCTCGTCAGGCGCGCAAGTTCTTGTGTCGCTCCATAAAAGCGTCACTGCTGTGGAAGGTGAGTTCAGGATTACAGGGTATCAACCCCTTTTTAGTCAAGCGCTTGCCGACATGGGCCTAAGCTGGCTGGTTAATTCTTCGAACGCATAAGGAGCAATGACAATGACAAAGAAAATTCTTACCGTCGATGATTCAAAAACCATGCGCGAGATGGTCTCCTTTACCTTAAAAGGCGCTGGTTATGAGGTGATTGAGGCCGAAGATGGCAAGCACGCGCTCGCCTCAATCAACGGTATAAAGGTGGATGCAATCATCACCGACCTGAACATGCCGAACATGAATGGCTTCGAGCTGATTCAATCCCTGCGGAGTGATCCAAATTATAAATTCACGCCCATCCTGATGCTTACCACCGAAGGTGACGACAGCAAAAAACAGGAAGGTAAGGCAGCAGGTGCCACGGGCTGGATAGTCAAGCCCTTCAACCCCGATAAGCTGGTTGAAGTCGTGCGTAAAGTCTGCCCGTTGGGAGCTGCGGCATGAGCCTTGACCAGTTCAAGCAAACCTACATTACCGAGTGCTACGAGCTGCTCGAAGAGATGGAAAATCTCCTGGTCGCGCTGGATTGCGATGCCGCTGACGCTGAGCAGCTAAACGCCATTTTCCGCTGTGCGCACTCGATCAAAGGCGGTTCCGGCGCATTTGGTCTTACCTACATCACTGATTTTACTCATGTATTGGAAGCGCTTCTCGATGGCATGCGCGAAGGGAAGGTCGCACCCAGCCGTGAAGCGGTGGATACGCTATTGAAAGCCGTTGATATTGTCACCCGCATGGTGGATGCCGCTAAGGCAAACATAACGCCACCGGAAAGCCTAGGCGAAGAAGTATTACAGTCCCTTAAGTCAATTGCTGGCAACACACAAAGCCTAACGGCGCAGCCTAAGATGCACGATGCCGCGCAGACGGCGGAACTGAAACATTATGAGATTACGTTCGCCCCCCATGCGCAGCTCTACTTAACCGGCAACGAGCCGCTGCTTTTGTTGCAGGAGCTGAAGCGTCTGGGTGAAACAAATATCACGGCTTACACTGG encodes the following:
- a CDS encoding response regulator, which codes for MRIIKENAQNYIRSLAECIGRDPASLESWRCIHMQFAEAAPGINPAFPLGTLQAMQAEYKIADCDVVLCQDRDILLIGQAPGVDILHELQTRITEAAEVHDKPQSHLHDLFYGWRDIRKILLSKVPDAASVTLPDDLANFGETAYVSEAFAAAKKCRSARNPMHILVVEDDDMTRRFVSNLFKEEYALITAKDAREAIVNYLLHAPDIVFLDINLPDHNGFQVLKEIIHKDPEAYVVMFSGNSYLDNITHALNAGASGFVPKPFSKEKMRHYIEDCAIARAGGNG
- a CDS encoding response regulator, whose product is MGNDMHLSQSLKAAFYTGLLTFLAVLASSGVLYFYAQNAINDDVEDYLTGIASAAAKQVNGDLHASFTSRGQETSPAYLEAIRELAEVKTMFPNLKYVYTCILKGGKVYFILDPTPPGVLTKTGIESKSHIMDVYEDASKNTALMEALRTRRTTFNKKPYTDSWGSFISGYAPFYNKKGEFAGIAGIDLDAQEFAVKNSRIYEIEAVCILIGILISLLFARSSYLKSTKIEKIKNHLMEQHKKMQRTTALMQLLKSIASAANEADSIQAGLQAALDAICGYTGWQMGHAYLFDEKQNLLVSADVWHMESSEAYAPFKEACGHFETARSEGFVGEIFADCTPMWVLDVTQSSVYRRKDAAAQAGFKAAFGFPIMLGRNAMGVIEFYSTKAEIPDESLLSAMANVGKQLGQVIERCKARENVEQSLFQLKRANLKAEAAARDLQESLKKAEEANRAKSDFLANMSHELRTPMNGVLGMAHLLSDTRLDAEQRECVQTINASGETLLMLLNDILDFSKIEAGALVLENIPYNLKDCVHDNLQILKPAAEQKGILLLSDCDPNLPQYIKGDPGRMSQIIVNLLGNAVKFTEFGHVRQEVSFDKDQKTLCIKVEDTGIGIPPEKLSKIFDKFTQGDTSVTRKYGGTGLGLAITKHLVCKMGGQIGVESAIGKGSTFWFTLPCEPVEFCPVEEQYVSPTRAAQHSRKDATQAHVLLVEDYSVNQLFAMKLLFKFGFTQIDLAENGEEAVSKYQEKGYDMVFMDCQMPVMDGYLAAETIRHLEKASGKHVPIIAMTANAMIGDREKCLKAGMDDYISKPLKPDRLRYILEHWFLMEKSAPSAYDSDHHAGKPIFADAPVDLQQLRMFTGGDAAEEKSLVEFFMDQAQEALATLEQSIGTQDDEAWKSTAHRFKGASGNFGAVKIYHLCKRAEAHYDEAETKKRQMLSAMRQATAEVRTFMESNVA
- a CDS encoding response regulator encodes the protein MSIEPHHSVYTYVGQRIRERRKLLKMSQTQLAQMMGLSYQQMQKYETGASQVSLSKLLQFAKILNVPPLFFYEGAKLDDEIGEGIASDIIQKTRTETLHVLLVEDSPADVILFRKALSVCSEQVDLHVIHDSETVGDFLQNHHEKHGKAMPDLIILDLSLPKITGLQLLKSIKSNSETAELPVIILTNSISKKEMREAYRSGAAGFIQKSVDMEQYMESIETVMRYWAKTVSLPVM
- a CDS encoding STAS domain-containing protein; amino-acid sequence: MAMQANNEPSFTLPAQLTAETADVVTEALRGLSIASHHPFLFNASQVENLTSSGAQVLVSLHKSVTAVEGEFRITGYQPLFSQALADMGLSWLVNSSNA
- a CDS encoding response regulator, with translation MTKKILTVDDSKTMREMVSFTLKGAGYEVIEAEDGKHALASINGIKVDAIITDLNMPNMNGFELIQSLRSDPNYKFTPILMLTTEGDDSKKQEGKAAGATGWIVKPFNPDKLVEVVRKVCPLGAAA